One region of Nevskia ramosa DSM 11499 genomic DNA includes:
- a CDS encoding fatty acid desaturase family protein: MNSAGMPVDLSDAQIEEFGREMDAIRDEVFDSRGERDRRYILRVIRTQRTLAVVGRFIIYAGLFFVPAWGHALAGWWTTLAIIGLGTAMLGTAKILENMEIAHNVMHAQWDWMKDPEIQSNTWEWDTMGPSDRWMHSHNVVHHTWTNVVGKDLDVGYGIMRVTPMQKWHPAYLFQPIAFLLLMLLFEEGVALHEQAIDDHMKGRKTFAEIKPVLAHIGRKAGRQIVKDYIAWPAAAALVAIPISFYVPWSPWAVFGMVAAANAIANVMRNIWTFTIIFCGHFPSGAYNFSQKQVEGETRARWYLRQLLGSCNIKGGKLFHLLAGNLSHQIEHHLFPDMCSNRYAEVAPRVQALAARYGLPYNTGSLMRQFGTTWLKNLRLAFPGGEALDPARAHPAQSRA; this comes from the coding sequence ATGAACAGCGCCGGCATGCCCGTGGACCTCAGCGACGCCCAGATCGAAGAATTCGGACGCGAGATGGATGCCATCCGCGACGAAGTGTTCGACAGCCGCGGCGAACGCGATCGCCGCTACATCCTGCGAGTGATCCGCACCCAGCGGACCCTGGCCGTGGTCGGCCGCTTCATCATCTACGCCGGCCTGTTTTTCGTGCCGGCCTGGGGCCACGCGCTGGCCGGCTGGTGGACCACGCTGGCGATCATCGGCCTGGGCACGGCGATGCTCGGCACCGCCAAGATTCTCGAGAACATGGAGATCGCCCACAACGTGATGCACGCGCAATGGGACTGGATGAAGGATCCGGAGATTCAGTCGAACACCTGGGAATGGGACACGATGGGCCCATCCGATCGCTGGATGCATTCCCACAACGTGGTGCACCACACCTGGACCAATGTGGTCGGCAAGGATCTCGATGTCGGCTACGGAATCATGCGGGTCACGCCGATGCAGAAATGGCATCCGGCCTATTTGTTCCAGCCGATCGCCTTCCTGCTGCTGATGCTGCTGTTCGAGGAGGGCGTGGCCCTGCACGAGCAGGCGATCGACGATCACATGAAGGGCCGCAAGACCTTCGCCGAGATCAAGCCGGTGCTCGCCCATATCGGCCGCAAGGCCGGGCGGCAGATCGTCAAGGACTACATCGCCTGGCCGGCAGCGGCGGCACTGGTTGCCATCCCGATTTCGTTCTACGTGCCCTGGTCACCGTGGGCGGTGTTCGGCATGGTCGCGGCGGCGAATGCGATCGCCAACGTGATGCGCAACATCTGGACCTTCACGATCATCTTCTGCGGCCACTTTCCGTCCGGCGCCTACAACTTCAGCCAGAAACAGGTGGAGGGCGAGACGCGGGCGCGCTGGTATCTGCGGCAGCTGCTCGGCTCCTGCAACATCAAGGGCGGCAAACTGTTCCACTTGCTGGCCGGCAATCTGTCTCACCAGATCGAACACCATCTGTTTCCGGACATGTGCAGCAACCGCTACGCGGAAGTTGCGCCAAGAGTGCAGGCGCTGGCCGCACGCTACGGCCTGCCGTACAACACCGGCTCGCTGATGCGGCAGTTCGGCACCACCTGGCTGAAGAACCTGCGCCTGGCTTTTCCAGGCGGCGAGGCGCTCGATCCGGCGCGTGCCCACCCAGCCCAATCAAGGGCGTAG